A stretch of Zonotrichia leucophrys gambelii isolate GWCS_2022_RI chromosome 19, RI_Zleu_2.0, whole genome shotgun sequence DNA encodes these proteins:
- the LOC135455882 gene encoding lysophosphatidic acid receptor 1-like: MRVGNVLCSLGYPSNSRGSAQPPAGNPNIKKHSWLKFNPRADDDVAAEAVYQERIRARGSGWELLGEWDEQSRPKGAFPTMNGFLNCSANHTKIWSHYLVLALGIPQLTINVVSIIFNCTVIFTRLATRDLHKPISILFCNLAVSDLFTSFSGFWISMLFITYPDITIFGSRDMLAPYSLYTTSILSTIYNLVSIGIERYLAVAESMRTRFRVARNHSVAVVFINWVLAFFLGCLPLMGWNCLHTQSNVSVLYSPFCVNYLVFIAMPNVAMAFLVPLFTYLRIIIILRKRKLRMQACGQATGTYRSAETQVARTSISIWLLALVSYAPFLAGVIFDAANQRCHGELYPGVYIFRNCTAMLITLTCLGNPLLYTLRLRALGARLKALRGLWASRVRACAVGHV; this comes from the coding sequence ATGCGTGTGGGAAATGTGCTCTGCAGTTTGGGCTATCCTAGCAACTCCCGGGGATcggcacagcccccagctggcaacccaaatattaaaaaacacagCTGGTTAAAGTTTAACCCCCGTGCCGACGATGATGTGGCAGCAGAAGCTGTGTATCAGGAGAGGATCCGCGCCCGGGGATCGGGGTGGGAGCTCCTGGGAGAATGGGATGAGCAGAGCCGGCCCAAAGGAGCATTCCCCACCATGAATGGGTTCCTGAACTGCTCTGCCAACCACACCAAGATCTGGAGTCACTACTtggtgctggccctgggcatCCCCCAGCTGACCATCAACGTCGTCTCCATCATCTTCAACTGCACCGTCATCTTCACCCGCCTGGCCACCAGGGACCTGCACAAGCCCATCTCCATCCTCTTCTGCAACCTGGCTGTCTCCGACCTCTTCACCAGCTTCTCTGGCTTCTGGATTTCCATGCTGTTCATCACCTACCCTGACATCACCATCTTCGGCTCCCGGGACATGCTGGCTCCCTACTCCCTGTACACCACCTCCATCCTGTCCACCATCTACAACCTGGTGAGCATCGGCATCGAGCGCTACCTGGCCGTGGCCGAGAGCATGAGGACGAGGTTCAGGGTGGCCAGGAACCACTCCGTTGCCGTGGTCTTCATCAACTGGGTCCTGGCCTTCTTCCTGGGCTGCCTGCCCCTGATGGGCTGGAactgcctgcacacacagagcaacgTCTCGGTGCTCTACAGCCCCTTCTGCGTCAACTACCTCGTCTTCATCGCCATGCCCAACGTGGCCATGGCCTTCCTCGTGCCCCTCTTCACCTACCTGAGGATCATCATCAtcctgaggaagaggaagctGAGGATGCAGGCGTGCGGCCAAGCCACGGGCACCTACAGGTCGGCAGAGACGCAGGTGGCCAGGACCAGCATCTCCAtctggctgctggccctggtgtCCTACGCGCCCTTCCTGGCCGGCGTCATCTTCGACGCGGCCAACCAGCGCTGCCACGGCGAGCTGTACCCGGGGGTGTACATCTTCAGGAACTGCACGGCCATGCTGATcaccctcacctgcctgggcaACCCCCTGCTCTACACACTGCGGCTCCGGGCGCTGGGGGCCCGGCTGAAGGCGCTGCGCGGCCTCTGGGCCTCGCGCGTGAGGGCCTGCGCTGTCggccatgtctga
- the ZNHIT3 gene encoding zinc finger HIT domain-containing protein 3, translated as MRAPGPCAECGAGAAARYRCPRCGSAYCSVPCCRTHRERCAPGARREEEAAGPGSPPAPGGSPAAPEDVVGEEEEQDRVPPHKLQLLGESAELRELLRNPHLRQLLLALEQARDKSSLLRRLMQEPLFLEFADCCLGIVEPPEEKENVLPVLPE; from the exons ATGAGGGCGCCGGGGCCGTGCGCGGAGtgcggggcgggggccgcggcCCGGTACCGCTGTCCGCGCTGCGGCAGCGCCTA CTGCTCCGTGCCGTGCTGCCGGACCCACCGCG AGCGCTGCGCGCCCGGTGCCCggcgggaggaggaggcggcCGGGCCCGGatccccccctgcccccggcggcagccccgcggccccggAGGACGTCGTgggcgaggaggaggagcaggaccGCGTCCCGCCGCAcaaactgcagctgctgg GGGAATCGGCGGAGCTGCGGGAGTTGCTGCGGAACCCGCACCTgcggcagctgctgctggccctggagcaGGCTCGGGACAAGAGCTCCCTCCTGAGGCGGCTGATGCAGGAGCCGCTGTTCCTGGAGTTCGCCGACTGCTGCCTGGGCATCGTGGAGCCTCCCGAGGAGAAGGAGAACGTGCTCCCCGTCCTCCCCgagtga